One genomic region from Curtobacterium sp. 9128 encodes:
- a CDS encoding substrate-binding domain-containing protein, with product MQKTRLIGAIGAALATALVLAGCSTGGAASSPVSLGPTKGDTDVKLAVIVANSNPWNTEYGKSFKAAAEQLGASDVRVLNADSDAQQQSEQIDSLLNAGYKGIGLNLAAPNTAELSKKFQAHDAYFANIFQNEEWKTVYDAPDDRQVSYVSPNYYKSASDATEALAKSVDGKKTELIALAGNDSPYTIANQAYLGLTDTLKKHANITLVGNVDTPWTAENSQKKVADLLAAHPDATAFFATDAADVDGAVAAIRAIGKTPGKDIQIVSAHSAGDVAQFVEQETVLAAAAMPGSWTGYQEAAQLFDALNGKLPGDSFRQLELTLPLITKDNAADFITRYVDTPIDRQLSARAISQVYSADDWDLQAEYTPITDLPHLWPTSKEPSGYEQNATFTNLQESGALDDAAKTLQHNDVIDPFDPKPEFPTR from the coding sequence ATGCAGAAGACCAGACTCATCGGTGCGATCGGCGCCGCCCTCGCCACCGCACTCGTGCTCGCGGGGTGCTCGACGGGCGGGGCGGCGTCGTCACCGGTGTCGCTCGGCCCGACCAAGGGCGACACCGACGTGAAGCTCGCCGTGATCGTCGCGAACTCGAACCCGTGGAACACCGAGTACGGGAAGTCGTTCAAGGCCGCGGCGGAGCAGCTCGGCGCGTCCGACGTCCGGGTGCTCAACGCCGACAGCGACGCGCAGCAGCAGAGCGAGCAGATCGACTCGCTGCTGAATGCCGGGTACAAGGGCATCGGCCTGAACCTCGCCGCCCCGAACACCGCCGAGCTGTCGAAGAAGTTCCAGGCGCACGACGCCTACTTCGCCAACATCTTCCAGAACGAGGAATGGAAGACGGTCTACGACGCGCCGGACGACCGGCAGGTGTCCTACGTCTCGCCGAACTACTACAAGTCGGCGTCCGACGCGACGGAGGCCCTGGCGAAGTCCGTCGACGGCAAGAAGACCGAACTCATCGCGCTCGCCGGGAACGACAGCCCGTACACGATCGCCAACCAGGCGTACCTCGGCCTCACCGACACCCTGAAGAAGCACGCGAACATCACGCTGGTCGGGAACGTGGACACCCCGTGGACGGCGGAGAACAGCCAGAAGAAGGTCGCTGACCTGCTGGCCGCCCACCCGGACGCCACCGCCTTCTTCGCCACGGACGCCGCGGACGTGGACGGTGCCGTGGCTGCGATCCGCGCGATCGGCAAGACGCCAGGGAAGGACATCCAGATCGTGTCGGCGCACTCCGCCGGCGACGTCGCACAGTTCGTCGAGCAGGAGACCGTCCTCGCTGCCGCCGCGATGCCCGGCAGCTGGACGGGGTACCAGGAGGCGGCGCAGCTCTTCGACGCGCTGAACGGCAAGCTCCCCGGTGACTCGTTCCGCCAGCTCGAACTCACGCTGCCGCTCATCACGAAGGACAACGCCGCGGACTTCATCACCCGCTACGTCGACACCCCGATCGACCGGCAGCTGTCCGCGCGGGCGATCTCGCAGGTGTACTCCGCCGACGACTGGGACCTGCAGGCCGAGTACACGCCGATCACCGACCTGCCGCACCTCTGGCCGACGTCGAAGGAGCCGAGCGGGTACGAGCAGAACGCGACGTTCACGAATCTCCAGGAGTCCGGAGCGCTGGACGACGCGGCGAAGACCCTGCAGCACAACGACGTCATCGATCCGTTCGACCCGAAGCCGGAGTTCCCGACACGATGA
- a CDS encoding sugar ABC transporter ATP-binding protein: MTATTRVRLTGIGKDFTGATVLDGVDLELRSGEVVGLIGENGAGKSTLLNVLSGVFPPSRGTVEVDGAPVTVPDYRAANELGLFRVYQDLALVESLTVEENLLLGWERRFARALGTVDRRRRRVVATRALERLGLPATLAGRRAADLSSSVQQSLSFAKVLATIDLLGTPNPVVFLDEPTTSLDKHGEERFLQVVRELATDGAAIVFVSHLLEEILSVTDRVLVLKDGRLVAERPTEGLLEEDLHRLMVGRVRSEQYYREHLQRQHEPGPLDTGVEVTGLRVDGTGPEVTLRIAPGEVVGLGGLEGSGKDEIGAQVAGAADSSHVLTFDGEPVRYGSVRDAVERGIVYLPRDRATSGVFADKSIRFNLVIGSLHDRYANRLGVIRRRRTRSAASELVAAYGVRTRGIEQPIGELSGGNQQKVLIARWLHRHPRLVVLDAPTQGVDTGSRESIYEAIRAAAAQGSAVLVISDDLLELIGLSDRVLVVRDRAVVADIPSPPGAKPREDDVVPFMFRPSDLETVSS; this comes from the coding sequence ATGACCGCGACGACTCGTGTCCGCCTGACCGGCATCGGGAAGGACTTCACCGGGGCCACCGTGCTCGACGGCGTCGACCTCGAGCTCCGGAGCGGAGAGGTCGTCGGCCTCATCGGCGAGAACGGTGCAGGCAAGAGCACGCTCCTCAACGTGCTGTCCGGCGTCTTCCCGCCGAGCCGCGGCACGGTCGAGGTCGACGGTGCCCCCGTCACGGTCCCCGACTACCGGGCGGCGAACGAGCTCGGGCTGTTCCGCGTCTACCAGGACCTGGCACTCGTCGAGTCCTTGACCGTCGAGGAGAACCTCCTGCTCGGCTGGGAGCGGCGGTTCGCCCGCGCACTCGGGACGGTCGACCGACGTCGTCGTCGAGTCGTCGCGACGCGCGCACTCGAACGGCTCGGCCTGCCGGCGACACTCGCCGGGCGGCGAGCAGCGGACCTGTCGTCGAGCGTGCAGCAGAGCCTGAGCTTCGCGAAGGTGCTGGCGACCATCGACCTCCTCGGCACGCCGAACCCCGTGGTGTTCCTCGACGAGCCGACCACGAGCCTCGACAAGCACGGCGAGGAGCGCTTCCTGCAGGTCGTCCGCGAGCTCGCGACCGACGGCGCCGCGATCGTGTTCGTCTCGCACCTGCTCGAGGAGATCCTGTCGGTCACCGACCGCGTCCTCGTGCTCAAGGACGGCCGGCTCGTGGCGGAGCGGCCGACCGAGGGACTCCTCGAGGAGGACCTGCACCGGCTCATGGTCGGTCGGGTCCGCTCCGAGCAGTACTACCGGGAGCACCTGCAACGGCAGCACGAACCGGGTCCGCTGGACACCGGCGTCGAGGTCACCGGTCTCCGCGTCGACGGCACCGGACCGGAGGTGACCCTCCGCATCGCCCCGGGGGAGGTCGTCGGGCTCGGCGGCCTCGAGGGATCCGGCAAGGACGAGATCGGCGCGCAGGTCGCCGGTGCGGCGGACTCCTCGCACGTGCTGACCTTCGACGGCGAGCCGGTCCGCTACGGCTCGGTGCGGGACGCCGTCGAGCGCGGCATCGTCTACCTGCCCCGGGACCGCGCCACGTCAGGGGTCTTCGCGGACAAGAGCATCCGGTTCAACCTGGTGATCGGTTCGCTGCACGACCGCTACGCGAACCGTCTCGGCGTGATCAGGAGACGCCGCACCCGATCGGCCGCGAGCGAGCTCGTCGCGGCGTACGGCGTCAGGACCCGCGGGATCGAACAGCCCATCGGGGAACTCTCCGGCGGGAACCAGCAGAAGGTGCTCATCGCACGCTGGTTGCACCGGCACCCGAGGCTCGTCGTCCTCGACGCCCCCACCCAGGGTGTCGACACCGGATCGCGCGAGTCCATCTACGAGGCGATCCGGGCCGCGGCGGCCCAGGGGTCGGCGGTCCTCGTCATCAGTGACGACCTGCTCGAGCTCATCGGGCTGTCCGACCGCGTCCTCGTCGTCCGCGACCGTGCGGTCGTCGCCGACATCCCGTCGCCGCCCGGCGCGAAGCCACGGGAGGACGACGTCGTCCCGTTCATGTTCCGTCCGTCCGACCTGGAGACCGTCTCGTCATGA
- a CDS encoding ABC transporter permease: protein MTTTTEPRTADAVVPVATTARRPLVPRALLVRVLPPLVLVALVVYFSIARGTFLTIGNFVSMGTSAGYLLAGAVGLTFVILAGSIDLSIGATVLLSSAVVALVVRAAGDHLALAVGVALAVGVLVGSVNGALTVYGRLPSFIVTLGTLSVFTGLALTILNGQSVSFFANGLLGLVNTQLVPGVTGTFLVGLVLFGISWFLTHKTRFGLYVYAIGANEKAAGLAGVDARKLRFWLFVISGTFAAVSGLLVVSGLQSAGPTLGTSFMLDAIAAVAVGGTSLAGGNGGVERTLVGVLILVVLSSGLNQLGVPDFTQTMIKGVVVAVAAALTIVGRKDAVVK, encoded by the coding sequence ATGACCACAACCACCGAACCCCGGACGGCCGACGCCGTCGTCCCGGTCGCGACCACTGCGCGGCGCCCGCTCGTCCCGCGCGCACTGCTGGTGCGGGTCCTGCCGCCGCTCGTGCTCGTCGCGCTCGTCGTGTACTTCTCGATCGCCAGGGGCACCTTCCTCACGATCGGGAACTTCGTCTCGATGGGCACGTCGGCCGGGTACCTGCTCGCCGGCGCCGTCGGGCTCACCTTCGTGATCCTCGCCGGCAGTATCGACCTGTCCATCGGCGCGACGGTGCTGCTGTCGTCGGCCGTCGTCGCGCTGGTGGTCAGAGCGGCCGGCGACCACCTCGCCCTCGCGGTCGGCGTCGCGCTCGCCGTGGGGGTGCTCGTCGGGTCCGTCAACGGGGCGCTCACCGTCTACGGCCGGTTGCCGTCGTTCATCGTCACGCTCGGGACGCTGTCCGTGTTCACCGGTCTCGCGCTGACGATCCTGAACGGGCAGTCGGTGTCGTTCTTCGCGAACGGGCTGCTCGGGCTCGTCAACACGCAGCTCGTCCCGGGCGTGACCGGGACGTTCCTTGTCGGGCTCGTGCTCTTCGGGATCAGCTGGTTCCTCACCCACAAGACCCGGTTCGGCCTCTACGTCTACGCGATCGGCGCGAACGAGAAGGCAGCGGGGCTCGCCGGGGTCGACGCGAGGAAGCTCCGGTTCTGGCTCTTCGTCATCTCCGGGACGTTCGCGGCCGTCTCCGGGCTCCTCGTGGTCTCCGGGCTGCAGTCCGCCGGGCCGACGCTCGGGACGTCGTTCATGCTCGACGCGATCGCCGCGGTGGCGGTCGGCGGGACCTCGCTCGCCGGCGGCAACGGGGGCGTGGAACGGACCCTGGTCGGCGTGCTGATCCTCGTCGTGCTGTCCAGCGGGCTCAACCAGCTCGGCGTCCCGGACTTCACCCAGACCATGATCAAGGGCGTCGTCGTGGCGGTCGCCGCCGCGCTGACGATCGTCGGCCGGAAGGACGCGGTCGTCAAGTGA
- the argG gene encoding argininosuccinate synthase → MSKVLSSLPVGERVGIAFSGGLDTSCAVAWMREKGAVPCTYTADIGQYDEPDIDAVPGRAHEYGAEIARLVDAKSALVEEGLVALQTGAFHIRSGGKTYFNTTPLGRAVTGTMLVRAMKEDGVDIWGDGSTYKGNDIERFYRYGLMANPRLRVYKPWLDSEFVEELGGRKEMSEWLVARGFPYRDSTEKAYSTDANIWGATHEAKSLEELSSGLDIVEPIMGVAAWRDDVEVATEVVSVRFEAGRPVAINGAEYADAVALVYEANAIGGRHGLGASDQIENRIIEAKSRGIYEAPGMALLHIAYERLLNAIHNEDTVASYHNEGRRLGRLMYEGRWLDPQSLMLRESLQRWVASAVTGEVTLRLRRGDDYTILDTIGPALSYHPDKLSMERVGDAAFGPDDRIGQLTMRNLDIADSRARLEQYAAAGLIGGATGDLVGELEAGESEEILGGAVVTSDADDALGRATDAASEGAAFDAGTD, encoded by the coding sequence GTGTCCAAGGTCCTGAGCAGTCTCCCCGTCGGCGAACGAGTCGGCATCGCGTTCTCCGGAGGTCTCGACACCTCCTGTGCCGTTGCCTGGATGCGTGAGAAGGGCGCGGTGCCCTGCACGTACACGGCCGACATCGGCCAGTACGACGAGCCGGACATCGACGCCGTGCCCGGTCGCGCCCACGAGTACGGCGCGGAGATCGCCCGGCTCGTCGACGCGAAGAGCGCCCTCGTCGAAGAAGGCCTCGTCGCGCTGCAGACCGGCGCCTTCCACATCCGCTCCGGCGGCAAGACCTACTTCAACACGACGCCGCTCGGTCGTGCCGTGACGGGCACGATGCTCGTCCGCGCGATGAAGGAAGACGGCGTCGACATCTGGGGCGACGGCTCCACCTACAAGGGCAACGACATCGAGCGGTTCTACCGCTACGGCCTGATGGCGAACCCGCGTCTGCGCGTCTACAAGCCGTGGCTCGACTCCGAGTTCGTCGAGGAGCTCGGCGGCCGCAAGGAGATGAGCGAGTGGCTCGTCGCGCGGGGCTTCCCGTACCGTGACTCCACCGAGAAGGCGTACTCCACGGACGCCAACATCTGGGGTGCCACGCACGAGGCCAAGAGCCTCGAAGAGCTCTCCAGCGGCCTGGACATCGTCGAGCCGATCATGGGTGTCGCCGCCTGGCGTGACGACGTCGAGGTCGCGACCGAGGTCGTCTCCGTCCGCTTCGAGGCCGGTCGTCCCGTCGCGATCAACGGGGCCGAGTACGCCGACGCCGTCGCACTCGTCTACGAAGCGAACGCCATCGGTGGCCGCCACGGCCTCGGCGCGTCCGACCAGATCGAGAACCGCATCATCGAGGCGAAGAGCCGCGGCATCTACGAGGCCCCCGGCATGGCGCTGCTCCACATCGCCTACGAGCGCCTGCTCAACGCGATCCACAACGAGGACACCGTGGCGTCGTACCACAACGAGGGCCGCCGTCTCGGCCGCCTGATGTACGAGGGCCGTTGGCTCGACCCGCAGTCGCTCATGCTCCGCGAGTCGCTGCAGCGCTGGGTCGCCTCCGCCGTCACCGGTGAGGTCACCCTGCGTCTCCGTCGCGGCGACGACTACACGATCCTCGACACCATCGGCCCGGCGCTGTCGTACCACCCCGACAAGCTCTCGATGGAGCGTGTCGGCGACGCCGCGTTCGGCCCGGACGACCGCATCGGGCAGCTCACGATGCGGAACCTCGACATCGCGGACTCGCGTGCGCGCCTCGAGCAGTACGCGGCCGCCGGCCTCATCGGCGGGGCGACGGGCGACCTCGTCGGCGAGCTCGAAGCCGGCGAGTCCGAGGAGATCCTCGGTGGCGCCGTCGTGACCTCCGACGCGGACGACGCGCTCGGCCGCGCGACGGACGCGGCGTCCGAAGGCGCGGCCTTCGACGCCGGCACCGACTGA